The Oceanispirochaeta sp. genome window below encodes:
- a CDS encoding J domain-containing protein — translation MMIFKLENDFSKSDLQKSYKILVKKYHPDSNPKNQDWSHKKMTEINLAYETCNIFLGNKIKDTHDFNKEEVKKQEKEPIFHKKNNKSNTKTNNITPNGEISQELYLKIKEFSYKIILASEKFFEYGLENRKLRYEGVRRFRYRECLRLFDKTFSDVLKLEKFCRHDYDHYSLNLFIRFTGNFNQYILLKDNDIPRHPLLNKHWLIMEDYLIQCIKDYLVPYQVVQYKKLHWKTAFTQSWNQLIYIGQRFPALEKDEVFLIFYNLTDSYRNIRKEEQDHQTYFFRSL, via the coding sequence ATGATGATCTTTAAACTAGAAAATGATTTCTCAAAAAGCGATCTCCAAAAATCATATAAAATTCTTGTAAAAAAATACCATCCTGACTCGAATCCCAAGAATCAGGACTGGTCACACAAGAAAATGACCGAAATAAACCTGGCTTATGAAACTTGCAATATATTCCTGGGCAATAAAATCAAAGATACACATGACTTTAATAAAGAAGAAGTCAAAAAGCAAGAGAAGGAACCAATATTCCATAAAAAGAATAATAAATCAAATACTAAAACAAATAATATCACTCCTAATGGAGAGATCAGTCAAGAACTGTATCTAAAAATTAAAGAATTTTCTTATAAAATCATATTAGCCTCAGAAAAATTCTTTGAATATGGCCTTGAAAACCGTAAACTTAGATATGAGGGAGTAAGAAGATTCCGTTATAGAGAATGTTTACGCTTATTTGATAAAACATTTTCGGATGTATTAAAGTTAGAAAAATTTTGCCGACATGACTATGATCATTATTCGTTGAATCTATTCATCCGTTTTACAGGCAATTTCAACCAATACATTCTCTTAAAAGATAACGATATTCCCCGGCATCCTCTTTTAAACAAACACTGGCTGATTATGGAAGACTATTTGATACAGTGTATTAAAGACTATCTTGTACCCTATCAAGTAGTCCAATATAAAAAGCTACACTGGAAAACAGCTTTTACTCAAAGTTGGAATCAACTGATATACATAGGTCAGAGATTTCCAGCCCTCGAAAAGGATGAAGTATTTTTGATTTTCTATAATCTGACAGACAGTTACAGGAATATAAGAAAAGAAGAACAGGATCATCAAACTTATTTCTTCCGATCCCTCTGA
- the ilvB gene encoding biosynthetic-type acetolactate synthase large subunit, whose amino-acid sequence MKKGRTYGAKALVKTLEKLGVDVVFGYPGGANLPIYEALASSSIKHVLARHEQGASHMADGYARATGRVGVCLATSGPGATNLVTGIATAYMDSIPMLAITGQVPRINIGTDAFQEVDTTGITIPITKHNLLVQEVKEIPSRIEEAFHIASTGRKGPVLIDIPKDVLFEEFTLPDPKEIILEGYSPNSEGHPGQIKRAVKILEQAKRPLIMAGGGIIASESFDELKAFAEKTNIPLIHTFMGKAALDDNHPLNLGMCGYHGKVVSNQAIDQSDVILALGARFSNRHTINLETYPGHKKIIHIDIDPAEIGKNVETLLPIVGDLKQILTRFIDLIKPGKNTEWISHLKDIDSRALLPIVPENGLTQIAAMRIMQEYLDNPLIITDVGRHQMFAAHEMKLPSGRNFISSGGLGTMGFSFPASIGAAFGKPDRQIVVIAGDGSFVMNCQEIISAAAEKLNIICFIMNDSRLGMIAQLQDEFYKSSFDISDLGSFVDFPKMAESMGAQGHRIRTQNDMRALMMEKSLYKGVHIVDCVIEKGGEHAYPMVRGRSILDIVEEGGTK is encoded by the coding sequence ATGAAGAAAGGGCGAACTTATGGAGCGAAGGCACTTGTGAAAACTCTGGAAAAACTGGGTGTCGACGTTGTTTTTGGTTACCCCGGCGGAGCCAATCTGCCTATTTATGAAGCTCTCGCATCCAGTTCCATCAAACATGTTCTGGCCAGACATGAGCAGGGCGCATCGCATATGGCAGACGGTTATGCCAGGGCTACGGGAAGAGTCGGGGTCTGTCTGGCGACAAGCGGGCCTGGGGCGACAAACTTGGTCACTGGTATTGCTACAGCTTATATGGATTCAATTCCTATGCTGGCAATAACAGGTCAGGTACCCAGGATAAATATAGGTACTGATGCATTTCAGGAAGTAGATACAACAGGGATCACTATACCCATAACCAAACACAATCTCCTCGTACAGGAAGTTAAGGAAATACCCAGCCGCATTGAGGAAGCCTTTCATATTGCTTCTACCGGACGTAAAGGTCCTGTCCTTATTGATATACCTAAAGATGTACTCTTCGAAGAATTTACACTCCCTGATCCAAAAGAGATTATCCTTGAGGGTTACAGCCCTAATTCAGAGGGGCATCCCGGTCAGATTAAAAGAGCCGTTAAAATTCTGGAACAGGCAAAGCGACCCTTGATCATGGCGGGGGGCGGAATAATTGCATCCGAATCCTTTGATGAATTAAAGGCTTTTGCCGAAAAAACCAATATTCCCCTGATTCATACTTTTATGGGGAAGGCGGCTCTCGATGATAATCACCCCTTGAATCTGGGAATGTGCGGATATCATGGAAAAGTTGTTTCAAATCAGGCCATTGATCAGTCTGATGTTATTTTGGCTCTGGGTGCACGTTTTAGCAATAGGCATACAATCAATCTGGAGACCTATCCCGGGCATAAAAAAATAATTCATATTGATATTGATCCTGCAGAAATCGGAAAAAATGTTGAAACTCTTCTTCCAATTGTAGGGGATTTAAAGCAAATCCTGACAAGATTTATTGATTTGATAAAGCCTGGTAAAAATACTGAATGGATTTCGCATCTGAAGGATATTGATTCCAGAGCTTTGCTGCCTATTGTTCCTGAGAATGGATTGACTCAAATTGCAGCCATGAGGATTATGCAGGAATACCTTGATAATCCTTTGATCATCACAGATGTCGGACGGCATCAGATGTTTGCGGCTCATGAGATGAAATTACCTTCTGGAAGGAACTTTATCAGTTCCGGAGGCTTGGGCACTATGGGGTTCAGTTTTCCCGCATCTATCGGTGCTGCTTTTGGTAAACCCGATAGACAGATTGTTGTCATTGCAGGTGACGGATCCTTTGTTATGAACTGTCAGGAAATAATATCTGCTGCAGCCGAAAAACTGAATATCATCTGCTTTATCATGAATGATTCCAGGTTGGGTATGATTGCTCAGCTCCAGGATGAGTTCTACAAGAGCAGTTTTGATATCAGTGATCTTGGCTCCTTCGTTGATTTTCCTAAAATGGCTGAAAGTATGGGAGCTCAGGGACATCGTATCAGAACCCAGAATGATATGAGGGCTCTTATGATGGAGAAATCTCTCTACAAGGGTGTTCATATCGTCGATTGTGTCATCGAAAAAGGAGGCGAACATGCCTACCCGATGGTCAGGGGGCGTTCCATACTGGATATTGTTGAAGAGGGAGGAACCAAATGA